A window of the Yersinia rochesterensis genome harbors these coding sequences:
- the nadR gene encoding multifunctional transcriptional regulator/nicotinamide-nucleotide adenylyltransferase/ribosylnicotinamide kinase NadR translates to MLQFDYLKTAIKQKGCTLQQVADASGMTKGYLSQLLNDKIKSPSAQKLEALHRYLELEFPRREKKVGVVFGKFYPLHTGHIYLIQRACSQVDELHIILCFDEPRDRELFENSSMSQQPTVSDRLRWLLQTFKYQKNIHIHSFDEHGIEPYPHGWDVWSHGVKKFMNEKGIVPNFIYSSESQDAPHYNEQFGIETILIDPQRSFMNISGRQIRRDPFRYWDYIPTEVKPFFVRTVAILGGESSGKSTLVNKLANIFNTTSAWEYGRDYVFSHLGGDEMALQYSDYDKIALGQAQYVDFAVKYANKVAFIDTDFVTTQAFCKKYEGREHPFVQALIDEYRFDLVILLENNTPWVADGLRSLGSDRDRKSFQTLLEQMLRSNNIEYVHVESADYDTRFLRCVELVQQLLAADLQRLARPSVLTEAREG, encoded by the coding sequence ATGCTGCAATTCGACTATCTCAAAACAGCAATTAAGCAAAAAGGCTGTACTTTACAGCAGGTGGCTGATGCCAGCGGCATGACCAAAGGTTATTTAAGCCAGCTACTCAATGACAAAATCAAAAGCCCCAGTGCACAAAAGCTAGAAGCCCTACACCGCTACCTTGAGCTGGAATTTCCGCGCCGCGAGAAAAAAGTCGGCGTAGTGTTTGGTAAATTTTACCCACTGCATACTGGCCATATCTATCTTATTCAGCGCGCTTGTAGCCAGGTTGATGAGCTGCATATTATCCTTTGCTTCGATGAACCCCGTGATCGCGAGTTGTTCGAGAACAGTTCTATGTCGCAGCAGCCGACAGTCAGCGACCGCTTGCGCTGGTTATTACAAACTTTTAAGTATCAGAAAAATATCCATATTCATTCATTTGACGAGCATGGTATTGAGCCTTATCCCCATGGTTGGGATGTCTGGAGCCACGGCGTCAAAAAGTTTATGAATGAGAAAGGCATAGTACCGAACTTCATTTACTCCAGTGAAAGCCAAGATGCGCCGCACTATAATGAGCAGTTTGGCATTGAAACTATTCTGATTGATCCGCAGCGCTCCTTTATGAATATCAGTGGCCGCCAGATCCGCCGTGATCCTTTCCGCTATTGGGATTATATTCCGACCGAAGTGAAGCCCTTTTTCGTGCGCACCGTGGCGATATTGGGGGGCGAATCCAGTGGAAAATCCACCTTAGTCAATAAGTTAGCAAACATTTTCAACACCACCAGTGCGTGGGAATATGGCCGTGACTATGTTTTCTCTCATTTGGGCGGCGATGAGATGGCGCTGCAATATTCCGACTATGACAAAATTGCACTGGGGCAGGCGCAATATGTTGATTTTGCGGTAAAATATGCCAATAAAGTAGCATTCATTGACACCGATTTTGTCACCACGCAGGCATTTTGTAAGAAATATGAAGGGCGGGAGCACCCATTTGTCCAGGCGCTGATTGATGAATATCGCTTTGATCTGGTGATTTTGCTGGAAAACAATACGCCGTGGGTGGCTGATGGTTTGCGGAGCTTGGGCAGTGACCGCGACCGCAAATCTTTCCAGACCTTACTCGAGCAGATGCTACGCAGCAATAACATAGAATATGTCCATGTTGAATCGGCGGACTACGATACGCGCTTCCTGCGCTGTGTTGAACTGGTGCAACAGTTATTGGCCGCCGATTTGCAAAGACTTGCCCGCCCCTCAGTATTGACTGAAGCGCGGGAAGGGTAG
- a CDS encoding zinc-binding alcohol dehydrogenase family protein — translation MSIKAIAVNPQQPADFIEITLDSLTPGAFDLLVEVKAASINPVDTKVHGGLKKNGLPQPRILGWDAAGVVVSVGEKVTGFRVGDQVWYAGDITRPGSNATQQLVDARIAAHKPRSLNWAQAAALPLTAITAWEALFEHLKIQQASADQSLLIIGGAGGVGSLAIPLAALRSPVKVIATASRPESAAWCLERGADLTVDYRDLKAQLAKEGIDKVDYILCLNDTDGHWPAISELIAPLGQICTIVENEKPLDQNQLKLKSAALHWEFMFTRSMFSTPDIAQQGEILKQVSQLVDEGKLQGTLSETLHGLTVENLKAAHAQVAGGHMQGKIVIAY, via the coding sequence ATGTCAATTAAAGCTATTGCGGTAAATCCGCAACAACCCGCTGATTTTATTGAAATCACTTTAGATTCCCTCACGCCCGGCGCATTTGATTTGCTGGTTGAGGTCAAAGCCGCTTCCATCAATCCGGTGGATACCAAGGTTCATGGCGGTCTGAAGAAAAATGGTCTGCCACAGCCGCGCATTCTGGGTTGGGATGCCGCCGGTGTGGTGGTCAGTGTGGGTGAGAAAGTCACCGGTTTCCGTGTCGGTGACCAAGTTTGGTATGCCGGTGATATCACCCGCCCCGGCAGCAACGCCACTCAGCAGTTGGTCGACGCCCGCATTGCCGCCCATAAGCCGCGCTCATTGAATTGGGCACAGGCCGCCGCCCTGCCGCTAACCGCCATCACCGCGTGGGAAGCGCTGTTCGAACACCTGAAAATTCAACAGGCTAGCGCGGATCAAAGTCTGCTAATTATTGGTGGAGCCGGTGGCGTTGGCTCCCTGGCAATCCCTCTGGCGGCCTTGCGCAGCCCGGTCAAAGTGATTGCGACTGCATCACGCCCAGAGTCAGCCGCCTGGTGTCTTGAACGCGGTGCCGACCTGACAGTGGATTACCGCGACCTGAAAGCACAGTTAGCAAAAGAAGGCATCGATAAAGTTGATTATATTCTTTGCCTGAATGATACCGACGGGCACTGGCCCGCTATCAGTGAATTGATCGCGCCGCTGGGGCAAATCTGTACCATTGTGGAAAACGAAAAACCGCTGGATCAGAATCAATTGAAGCTGAAAAGCGCCGCCCTGCATTGGGAATTTATGTTCACCCGTAGCATGTTTTCGACGCCGGATATTGCCCAGCAAGGGGAAATTTTAAAGCAAGTCAGTCAGTTAGTGGATGAGGGTAAACTGCAAGGTACTCTGAGTGAAACACTGCATGGCCTGACGGTTGAGAATTTGAAAGCTGCCCACGCGCAAGTCGCAGGCGGGCATATGCAGGGTAAAATCGTGATTGCCTATTAA
- a CDS encoding LysR family transcriptional regulator, producing MFKQLQDMALFAKVAECGSFTRAAAMVGLPKSSVSQRVSQLEQNLGIRLLNRTTRQLNLTFAGERYLVHCQEMLQAAERADLALQRLKDNPSGRLRISTPAGLGATLLAQLATDFQQQYPDVLLEVLVSDTMVDLVEDGFDVALRTGKPQDSSLIGRRLGYAPRYLLASSAYLAQHPPLLHPRQLDTHRCIAHRAWQALILRYEDEFYRWQVPALHVTDNLLYARECALNGGGITLLPAFLSREVVASRQLIEVLPQWQAEGNELYLVYPSRKLNSPALSCFIDVVIGHPVFEDYVQGLEIS from the coding sequence ATGTTTAAGCAATTACAGGATATGGCGCTGTTCGCCAAGGTCGCGGAATGCGGCAGCTTCACCCGCGCCGCCGCAATGGTGGGTTTACCTAAATCTAGCGTCAGCCAGCGGGTGAGTCAGCTCGAGCAGAATTTGGGGATTCGCTTATTGAACAGAACCACCCGTCAGTTGAACCTGACTTTTGCCGGTGAGCGCTATCTGGTGCATTGCCAGGAGATGCTGCAAGCCGCCGAACGTGCGGACTTGGCACTGCAACGGCTGAAAGACAACCCCAGCGGCCGTCTGCGTATTTCGACCCCCGCAGGGCTGGGAGCAACGTTGTTGGCACAGTTGGCGACAGATTTTCAGCAGCAATATCCTGATGTTCTGCTGGAGGTTTTGGTGTCAGATACTATGGTTGATTTGGTCGAGGACGGCTTTGATGTGGCGCTACGCACCGGTAAACCGCAGGATTCGTCACTGATTGGTCGGCGATTAGGATACGCGCCGCGTTATCTTTTGGCTTCCTCCGCTTATCTGGCCCAACACCCGCCATTGCTTCATCCACGTCAGCTCGATACCCACCGCTGCATTGCCCATCGTGCCTGGCAGGCGCTGATTTTACGCTATGAAGATGAGTTTTATCGCTGGCAGGTTCCTGCGCTGCATGTGACTGATAATTTGTTATATGCCCGTGAGTGTGCGCTGAATGGCGGGGGGATTACGCTATTGCCCGCATTTCTAAGCCGCGAAGTGGTCGCCAGTCGGCAGTTAATTGAAGTTTTGCCACAGTGGCAAGCGGAGGGAAATGAGCTGTATTTGGTCTACCCGAGCCGCAAGCTGAACTCTCCAGCACTCAGTTGCTTTATAGATGTGGTGATTGGGCACCCGGTATTTGAGGATTATGTGCAAGGGCTGGAAATATCTTGA
- the ettA gene encoding energy-dependent translational throttle protein EttA, with translation MAQYVYSMHRVGKVVPPKRHILKNISLSFFPGAKIGVLGLNGSGKSTLLRIMAGIDTDIEGEARPQPGIKIGYLPQEPKLNLEQTVRESVEEAVGEVKRALTRLDEVYALYADPDADFDKLAKEQGELEAIIQSHDGHNLDNQLERAADALRLPPWDAKIANLSGGERRRVAICRLLLEKPDMLLLDEPTNHLDAESVAWLERFLHDYEGTVVAITHDRYFLDNVAGWILELDRGEGIPWEGNYSSWLEQKDARLALEASSEAARRKSIEKELEWVRQNPKGRQAKGKARLARFEELNSVEYQKRNETSELFIPPGPRLGDKVLEVEHLSKSYGDRVLIDDLTFALPKGAIVGIIGPNGAGKSTLFRMLSGQEQPDSGTISLGDTVQLASVDQFRDNMDGSKTVWEEVSGGQDIMKIGNFEIPSRAYVGRFNFKGIDQGKRVGELSGGERGRIHLAKLLQVGGNMLLLDEPTNDLDIETLRALENALLEFPGCAMVISHDRWFLDRIATHIIDYQDEGKVEFFEGNFTEYEEWKKRTLGAEALEPHRIKYKKMTK, from the coding sequence GTGGCTCAATACGTCTATTCTATGCATCGTGTCGGTAAAGTAGTTCCACCGAAACGGCATATTCTGAAAAACATCTCCCTGAGTTTCTTCCCTGGGGCAAAAATTGGTGTGCTGGGTCTTAACGGCTCCGGTAAATCCACCCTGTTGCGCATTATGGCTGGCATTGATACTGACATTGAGGGTGAAGCGCGCCCACAACCCGGCATCAAAATCGGTTACCTGCCACAGGAACCAAAACTGAATCTTGAACAAACAGTGCGCGAGTCGGTTGAAGAAGCCGTCGGCGAAGTGAAGCGCGCCCTGACCCGTTTAGATGAAGTTTATGCGCTCTATGCCGATCCTGATGCTGATTTCGATAAGTTAGCGAAAGAGCAAGGTGAGCTAGAAGCCATTATTCAATCCCACGACGGTCATAATCTGGATAACCAGTTAGAACGTGCGGCTGATGCTCTGCGTTTGCCACCTTGGGATGCAAAAATTGCCAATTTATCCGGTGGTGAGCGCCGCCGTGTCGCCATCTGCCGCCTGCTGCTGGAAAAACCAGACATGCTGCTGCTGGATGAACCGACCAACCACTTGGATGCTGAATCCGTGGCATGGCTGGAGCGATTCCTGCATGATTATGAAGGCACTGTGGTCGCCATCACCCATGACCGTTACTTCCTCGATAACGTCGCGGGTTGGATTCTGGAGTTGGACCGTGGTGAAGGTATTCCATGGGAAGGCAACTATTCCTCATGGCTGGAACAAAAAGACGCCCGTCTGGCGTTGGAAGCCTCTTCTGAAGCTGCTCGTCGTAAATCTATTGAGAAAGAGCTGGAATGGGTTCGCCAAAACCCTAAAGGCCGTCAGGCGAAAGGTAAAGCGCGTCTGGCTCGCTTTGAAGAACTTAACAGCGTTGAATACCAAAAACGTAACGAAACCAGCGAGTTGTTTATTCCGCCTGGCCCACGTTTAGGTGATAAAGTGCTGGAAGTTGAGCATCTGAGCAAGTCTTACGGCGACCGTGTGCTGATTGACGATTTGACCTTTGCGCTGCCAAAAGGCGCGATAGTCGGGATCATCGGGCCGAACGGTGCGGGTAAATCCACCCTGTTCCGCATGTTATCGGGCCAGGAGCAACCGGACTCCGGCACAATCTCACTGGGTGATACCGTGCAATTGGCCTCGGTTGATCAGTTCCGTGACAACATGGATGGCAGTAAAACCGTGTGGGAAGAAGTTTCCGGCGGTCAGGACATCATGAAGATCGGCAACTTTGAAATTCCAAGCCGCGCCTATGTTGGCCGCTTTAACTTTAAAGGCATTGATCAGGGCAAACGGGTGGGCGAACTGTCCGGTGGTGAGCGCGGCCGTATCCATTTGGCCAAATTGCTCCAGGTGGGCGGCAACATGTTGCTGCTCGATGAACCGACCAATGATCTGGACATCGAAACCTTACGCGCGCTGGAAAACGCCTTACTGGAATTCCCAGGTTGCGCCATGGTTATTTCCCATGACCGCTGGTTCCTTGACCGAATTGCCACTCACATCATCGATTATCAAGATGAGGGTAAAGTGGAATTCTTCGAAGGTAACTTTACTGAATACGAAGAGTGGAAAAAACGCACTCTGGGTGCCGAAGCACTGGAACCACACCGTATTAAGTATAAGAAAATGACCAAATAG